In the genome of Nonomuraea sp. NBC_00507, the window CCGCCGCCGCCCCCGTCAGGGCCGGGATGCTGATGCGGTGGGCGGTCTTGGCCTTGGCGCCGCGGCGGGAGATGTAGTCCAGCGTCCGGTAGTCGACGGACAGGTCGTCGCGAGTCAGGCGGGCCACCAGGTAGCCGCGGCGCTGGTCGATGTAGGAAATGTGGGGATTCTCCTGGAGGGCCTCCGCGATCCACGTCCGGTCCCGGTACCCGTCCCCGTCGCTCGCGATCGACGATGCCACCAGCTCCCTGGCCACCACCGGCGAGTCGGGGTCGTCGAAGTCGGTCTTGAGCTCGGCCAGGTGGTGCATGTGCGCGTCCCCCGTCAGGACCACCGGGTTGGGCGTACGGGCCAGCGACCCCAGCAGCCGCGTCCGCTCGGCCGCGTACCCGTCCCACGAGTCCAGGTTGACCTCACGCCCCGGCCCGACCTTGTAGTCGCGGTGCGTCATCATGATCTGCTGGCCGAGCAGGTTCCAGCGGGTGGTGGAGCCGCGCAGCCCCTCCTCCAGCCACCGCCACTGGCCGGCGCCGAGCAGCGTGCGCTGGTCGGCGAGGCGGTCGTCGCACCCGGCCCGTACGCCGTCCAGGCACGCCTGGTCGTCGCGGAACTGCCGGGTGTCGAGCAGGTGGAAGCGGGCCAGCGTGCCCCAGGAGATGCGCCGGTTCACCTTGAGCACCGCCCCGTTGAGGCTGGCGCGGCGCAGCGGCATGTTCTCGTAATACGCGCGGAACGCCTCGGCCCGCAAACGGGCGAACCCGGGAGTCTCCCTGCTGGAGACCGGCCCGGCCCAGTTGTTCTCCACCTCGTGGTCGTCGAACGCCACCAGCCACGGCGCCGCCGCGTGCGCGGCCTGGAGATCGTGGTCGCTCTTGTACTGGGCGTGCCGGAGCCGGTAGTCGGCGAGCGTCTGGCACTTGCCGGGCGTGTGGGTGCGTACGCGGCCGGCCAGTGCCGTGTAGCCGCTGGGGCCGTACTCGTACATGTAGTCGCCGAGGAACACCACCAGATCGGGCTCCTCCTCGGCCAGCCGCCGGTAGGCGGTGTAGTAGCCGTGCTCGTAGTGCGCGCAGGCGGCCACCGCGAAGGTGAGCGGAGTCGTCTCGCCGGTAGGCGTCGTCCTGGTGCGGCCGGTGGGTGAGATCCGGCCCTCGCTCCTGAACCGGTAGAAGTAGTCGCGCCCCGGCTCCAGGCCCTTCAGCTCGACGTGGACGCTGTGGGCGTCGCGGGCCCGGGCGGTTGCCGTACCGGACTCGACGATCCTGGAGAAACGCTCGTCGACCGAGACCTGCCAGTCCACCTGCACGTCGCGGGCCGGCATGCCGCCGCGGCCGTCGCCGCTCAGCGGGTTGACGGCCAGCCGCGTCCACA includes:
- a CDS encoding alkaline phosphatase D family protein, which encodes MDRRAFLTAAATAGLLSSQAPISPASATSSSRTLRTDPFTLGVASGDPSSDGFVLWTRLAVNPLSGDGRGGMPARDVQVDWQVSVDERFSRIVESGTATARARDAHSVHVELKGLEPGRDYFYRFRSEGRISPTGRTRTTPTGETTPLTFAVAACAHYEHGYYTAYRRLAEEEPDLVVFLGDYMYEYGPSGYTALAGRVRTHTPGKCQTLADYRLRHAQYKSDHDLQAAHAAAPWLVAFDDHEVENNWAGPVSSRETPGFARLRAEAFRAYYENMPLRRASLNGAVLKVNRRISWGTLARFHLLDTRQFRDDQACLDGVRAGCDDRLADQRTLLGAGQWRWLEEGLRGSTTRWNLLGQQIMMTHRDYKVGPGREVNLDSWDGYAAERTRLLGSLARTPNPVVLTGDAHMHHLAELKTDFDDPDSPVVARELVASSIASDGDGYRDRTWIAEALQENPHISYIDQRRGYLVARLTRDDLSVDYRTLDYISRRGAKAKTAHRISIPALTGAAAAGQAGAPPVG